The window ATGGGGTCAACATGTATGGTTCTTCTCTTTAAAAATGGTGTCTATTATTCATCTGACTCTGTGGAGCATCAGCTTAATCCTTTTTTTGTATCCTTACATCTGTTGAGCGCCATGTTTGTGGGACAGGGAATGGTAGTAACTTTTCTGGACTAACGGTCGATATCCAATCTGAATAGAATTATAACTGCTGGATATATCATTCGTCTTTGCTCTGGAAACACAAAATAGGATGCTAAATTTGTCAAATTTAGGTCACTTATATGTTCTCCTAGAGAAATAGTTTGTAGTGCGTAAGATGATCTGGAAACCTGGTGGCGCATTTTCTGGTTGGTAAAATGGAATTTGATGGAAGTGTTTACatgattattttgaaaatttccaTGTCATCAAGTATTTTTTATGTAGGATAGCTTTGTACACTTACCTAACTTTTTGTGCAGTCTGCACTGAAATTTATCTTTACTCCTCAAGATTTCTCACCATTTTTTACAGGGCGATACTCCAGCAAAAAAGGATGGATTTTCTTTGACTTCTGGAGATTTTCCTTCTCTTGGTACTGAAAAAGAAAGCACTGAAAAGAGCGCAATGCCACAAGGTATCATCTGTAAACAGTAGAGAATGTGtcactaaaatattataatacaatCAGCAGTTTCTATGTAAAGGAGGAGAAAATAAATGTTTCAGTTTGTACCGAATTCTATCTCATACTCGCCGTCCTTGCTGTGTAAAGAGTGACGTTAGCAAACACAGTTTCGTTTTGCAACAATGTTAAAACCTTAAGGGACTGGGTTTTCTGGCTTGCTGTTTGTTGAACACTCTTATGATCTTATATGACCTCTTAGTACGTGCCCCTCGAGGGTTTTAGAATTACCTAGATATAGTGTGATCTGATTTTAGGGAGTGAATACGTTAGACACTGCTCTTAGAAACTACGATTTTGCAGATGCTGGACCTGGAACTCGTCCTGCATCTTCGTCTGGAAGATCTGCGGAAGAGCGCGGTGTGGATTGCACACAAGGTTCTTAGTTTCAAACCTTTTTTATGTTTGGCATTTCATTTCTATAGTTACTTTTGTTCCCATGATTTCTTCTTACTTCTTTATTCCCCTTACATATTTTTAGTGAATGTTCTCTTGGGAACTTTGTCTGACCATATCTTGATTTCTATATGCAGAAGCTAATGTACGGAATGGAGATGACAGTGCCTGGAGAAGAGATAATCAACCATACAGTGAAAATGAATCTAGATATTGTAGAGAGGAAGGGCAATTGGACTCCCGTGGTTTACAACCTTATCCCAATGCGAATTTCCCTCATCAATATGATGCTTGGCGAGGTCCTCCAGTAAATAATCATCAAGGTGGAAGCTGGTACAGAGGGAACCAACCTTATGGTCCCCCAATGGGTCCTGGGGGATTTCATGTGGATCCTTTTCCGTTTTATCCTACGCAAGTTCCACCTGTTCCTGGACATGAGACTGGTCCTCGGGGTAATCACGCTATTAATGAAAAGATGTTCAGGCCTCCAATCCTTGACCCTTATGTCCACCCAAGACCTGGGTTTTATCATGGTCCAGTGCCACGTGAAGGCTACTATGGTCCTCCCATGGGGTATGGCGGTCCTAACAACAGAGACCTGCCTTTTGCAGGGAGGCCTGCTGGTCCTCATGCTTATCACCAGCACCCTGGCCAAGGTAGATATGATACGTCTGCAAGTTCAGTGGCTTTGGAACGGAATGAGCCATCACATTCTCAAGAAAGACAATACAAGATTCTCTTAAAGCCCCAAGATGGGAGGTTAAAGGAAGATGAAGCAAAGCGGGAAGAATTTCTAGGAAATAGGCCCTCGACTGCAGAGAAAGTAGCTCCACACatgcaaacttcaaaaaacaaCAGGAGAGTAAACAACAATGAGACAAGTGGTGAGGTACAACCAATTACGGTAGAAAATGCTGCCCGCGAAGATCCCAGTTTGATTCAGAAAATAGAGGGCTTAAATGCAAAAACTACACTCAATTCTGGGACCTCTGCAAATAAAGTTTCAACAAGAATGCCTCGAAGTGGTCATGCAAGTGATAGTCAGAACTCATTACCCTATAAACAAGTTGATCCTGCCACCAACAAAAGCGCCGAGCTGGCAGCTATTAGTGGAACTACCATATCCAGGTCTGTTATTATTTGGTCAGTAACGTTTTGGCGGGTTATGCTATCCTTCATTCGGAAAATGTTGATGTTAGTAGTACCTACAGGAGATCTACTCAACAGACTCAAGGTGGAGCTGATCATCAGGCCAAACAAAGAGTGAACAGCGGAGGCAATGATGGTTGGCGGAAGACAGCTGTTATGTCAGGCTCCTCTGCTGTAACTTTAGCTCCAAACCCAGAAAGATTTGCTGAGATAAATGTAGGTGACACGCTGGACACCGATTCCATCGGGAAGCCTGGGTCTGGAATATCTGTGGAGCCAAACGACAACCAGGTATAAACTGGTTCATGTGATTGTAATTGCTGTACTTGTTTCTATAATTTGTTGCCATCCTTTTGTGGTTATACTGAGTGTTTGACATGTTCTCTTAAAAGCGTACTACAATGAGAGAGTTAGCCAGACAGCGTGCTCAACAGAGGCAAAAAGAGGAGGAAGAAAGAGCAAGAGATCAGCGGGCTAAGGCTCTTGCTAAACTAGAAGAATTGAACAGACGTTCCCAACTGGCTGGGGAGGGTTCAGTCAAGAACTTGGAAGCTGCGCACAATGCTTCTACCCCTGACATGCCAGAAGTTCCTCTGTCACATTCACCTGCATCACGGGAGAAGAAGACCACTGTTACAGCTGAAGATTCTATAGAAGTCACTGAAGATTCAGGAAAAACGTTACTGCCTTCACCAGAAGATGCAAATAATGAAGGCTCTACTCAACATGATAACCCTCCACGTCACCATGATGGCGCTGCCTCAAAACAGAAACGCTTGGGTTATAAGCAGAAGCAAAATATcgtatttgagaaaaaaatggcGGGGAGCCCTTTCTCTGAAGCTACCACAGAGGTGGTTGATGTTGTTCCACCTCCTGAGGTGTCAAACGAAGGTGTTCTAGGTCATAACTCAGTCATGCCAGCAGCGTCAAGCGTTTCAACTGAGTCAACTAAcacgaaaagaaaaaataacagGAATGGTAAGAAAAAGCACAGGGCTGAGGAGACGACAGCAATGAACCCGACAAGAGCTACCGTTGGAAAAGATTCAAAATCCGGAGATGAGTCAACTGAGATTGGTAGGGAAAGGGCACCAGAAATGGAGTTTGGGTCTCTTTCAGTCCCAAGCTTGGATATTAAAGTGTCTGGTAATTCGTCTGACCAAATCAGTTCCTTCACGAATGAAGAGTCGCAAAGCAGAGTAAAACACAACTGGAAATCTCAGCACTTGCGTAGGAATCCAAGAAACTCAGTGGGAAATAAGCCTGCAGAGAAATTTTCTGGTAGCAGTACTGTTATTTGGGCCCCGGTACATCCACAGCATAAAGCTGATATCTCCACAGATGCAGGCAGTCAGAAAACTGTTCCTGAGTTTAGCACCTCTTCGAAGAGTCAGCATCAAGGGCAGACTAGTTCTAAAAGCAAAAGAGTGGAGATGGAGAGATATGTAGCAAAGCCCATAGTAAAAGAAATGGCTGAGCAAAGCGTCAGTAAGAATCCAATAACGACTGCCCCAGAAATGACAGAAAATGTTCTGCAAAAAGAAAACTGTGGGGGTGAAGGTACAGGAATTCTCCAACCTTCTGGTTCAACTGCGGGGAAAGCTGGGTCTCCTTCAAAGTCAAGACATGGGAATGGTATGCAGGGCAAGCATGGTAGAGATCATGGATCATCGCACCAGCGAGGTTCTGTAGCTTCTACCAAAGCTTTGGAGGATGGACAATTCCGTGGAACAATGAACTATCACAGAAATAACCAAACTGAACAAATTGCTGTAGGCTCTTCTAAGGATCACACCACATGTAATCCTGATGGATGGAACGATGGCTGGTATATGCCTCCTGAAACGCATTCCTCTGCGGCTGAAGAAGTAGAAGCAAATGGTCCTGGAACCGTTGCTGTTGGAAAAGATCAGGGAATGAGCATTCACGGTAAGCAGCATGCttccagaagcaacaaggatgGAGGAAGTAACTATAGCGACCCTAGAAAAGCGAATAAGAGGGATCCCAGTAAAGCTCATATGCAGCAGTCTGGACATGGGGTAGGTCAACAAGATCTGCCTGTTGCTTCAAAAGAAAGTCGTGGCCCTGAGGATCATGTGTCGCACACAGCTGTTAACTCTAATGTTAATAGGGGAGGTAACCATGGTGGTCGTGAATACACGAGAGACAAAACTTATGTATCTCAGAAAAGGGATGTTGCTGGATACGGACATCAAAGATTTGCTTCAGAACAGAAAATGACATCAGCTGATACACCAGCCCAGACTCAAAACCGATCTACCACTAAGGAGGTCCAGGGTGAGCATCATCCGAACAGCATGTTCCAAAAGAACACAGACCATAGTCATCGGTTTGGAAGAGGGCATCATGACTCACAAGGAGGTTGGGGCTCATCGGCGCAAGAGAATATGAACCACCATCACCATCAGAGGCCAGCTTCAAACAGAGATAGACAGAAGCAGAATCTGCATTACGAATACAAGCATGTTGGCTCACATACTCATGATGGAGAACAACAATTTAAAGACGGATCTCAGGCAGAAGGTCCACCAAGATACAGGGAGAAAGGACAGGGCCAGCAAAGGCATGGTGGACAAAAGATGTACCAACAGCAAAGGGGTAGTGCTGGGAGAAACACCGGTCATGGATTAACAGATGAGAGGAACTAAGATTTGGCATCTATGTTATTATAGATAGTAGTAAGAGCTGCGTAGCTGAGGCCTGTTGCATTTTGAGATATGGCCATTGAAGGAAGCTATTATTTTGTAGGGCAGGGGCATAGCCTTTAGGTGCCTGCCAAAGGAGGAGGATTCTGAGGACGTATTGGCAGATAACAAAGTCTATGCTCGAGGGTCGTGTTATTATGTATGTCAGTCACTTATTTGAATATGCATCTCATCAAACTTTAGCCTTTTGGTGTTACATTTGCTGGCAGTTGGACTGACCTGTTTTGTTAAGCCGTTGCTGGTTGTGttgtttgtttctctttttgttGTCGGAGTATGTGAACCATTTAACATGACCTacttttcttttgaattcaatTCCTTTTTTCTTAGAAGTTGAAAGATAACATTTTGCTACCGATATATACATATGGAACAATCCTTGAGCAATTAGCAATTCTAAAGTCTCAAAATTATGCAAAATTGTTTAAATCATTTGTTAGTAATGAGAAATGACTAAATAGTTTCACAAAATTTTGTTGGGAAAGTatattaaataatcaaatcattACACACAACAATAATTAGATgggtaagagcatctccaacacAACTATTTCCAACTCCAttccatattttattttgaaataaaaaaaaatagaatgggaaatgaagtgacaaaaaaataaaaacattactctatggaataatcattttatttttttattcattactCTATTTTCTCAGTTTTGTAATAAAGTACCGAGCGAGGTTGGAGATGACCTAAATCTATTAAAAACCacaaaactaaattaatatcGCTTTTATTCTCTCATAAATGTTTTTTCTTGGGGCTTTACTTAGCGTTGTTGTCTTTCTGGACAAGCCAAATAACCAGACAAGTCAATATCTTGTTGGATAAGTcaaattcattattaaaatctaaaaatgaattaaataatTAGCTAAATAGCATCGTCTCGATATAAATATCAACGCGACCGTCAATATTCTTGTGTTGACGATAAAAGCGGAGTACGGGTACGCTTCTCAAAGGATAAGTTACCTCTTCATTTGCCGATTCTGAGCGATGGATTCTACTTCTCCACTCGTCGTCAAGGTTTGATTGATTCCTTTCTTTATCCTCTGTTTTAGCTGCGATCGCGTCGATCTTCGTATCTCTTCCTCTAGGTTTACTAGATTTGTTGTTtcgttttttttgaatttttccatGGATCGAATGTGTAAAACCGCCGGAAAATTGAAGCGGAGATTCGTGTGATCGTGATCGCGACGGTTGTTTTGTGATCATTGCAGGTGAGCTATGGAGGTGTGCTTAGGCGCTTCAGGGTGCCTGTCAAAGCTAATGGAGAGCTTGATCTTGACATGGCCTCTCTTAGGGGAAAGATCGCTGCTCTGTTTAACCTCCCCGTGGATGATGGTTTCTCTCTGACTTACTCTGATGAAGATGGAGATGTGGTGGCTCTAGTTGATGACAACGACCTCTTTGATGTCACGAGTCAGCGACTTAAGTTCTTGAAGATCAATGTGCAGTTGAACACTGGTGTGACCACTAACTCTATTGCTACGGAGAGAAGTGGGAGGAGTTCATCAGCTTCGGGGATGCCTGATATTCAAAACCCGGTTGCTATAATCCAGAAGGGGATAAATGATGTTATGATGGCTGTGCCTAACCCGATGCGTGATACTATTTCCAAGGTGTATATTGACCTTACTTCTAAAGCGGCGTCTTCTAGTCCTGTGGTTGGTGAGCTGTTTGATTGCATTTCCAAGCTGGGGAAACTCTCGATTAGTCAGGAAGGTACTCCTTGCTCTCCTGTTACTAAGCCTTGTTCTTCAGTTCCTTCCGCTGGTGAAAAGAAGGATATCTCTAAGAAGTCCCAGACCGGAAAAAAGCCTGCGATTTTTGGTCATGTACCAACCTCAATGGGAGTGGGTGCTAGTTTCAACGAGTGTCCCTTCAGTGGCGGTATCGTAAATGGATCCCGTCTTAATCCAATGAACCTCAACAAGTATCCCCTTGGTGTATGTCACTCTAAAGAGGGCAGCAATGGTGATTACTGGACATCCTCACTGGGAGTCTTCCATAAGGGCATCCAATGTGATGGATGTGAAGTTGTTCCAATAATGGGACCTAGATTTAAGTCTAAAGTGtaaggagttttttttttatttccaaGTGTAGAAATTACAGACATCGTAGGATTTATATATGCTTTTGTTTGTTTCTAACTTTCTATGGTGAATATTTTGCAGGAAAGAAGACTATGATCTTTGCAATAACTGCTTTTCGGTGATGGGTAACGAATGGGACTACACGAGAATGGATGAGCCCGTCTCAGCTCGACATCTACATCCCTTTGGAGGACTACGTGCCCCAGTATTACTCTTCTTCTATGTTTGAGAGTCATTTGTTTCTATTCCCTCTCTTTCTCTACTATAGCTTTGTGGAGATCTTACCGtacttttttattatatagttttctaaTCCGTGGTTGGGCCCTGCGCTGCCACCACACCATGGAGTCTCAGATTTTAGGAGTACTTGGACTAAACTCGACAGTCGCTTTGTGCTTGATGTGAATGTAATTGATGGAACAGTTGTTGCTCCATCTGCTCCATTCACTAAGATTTGGAAAATGAGGAACAATGGATCGCTGGTGTGGCCGCGTGGCACACAGATATTCTGGATCGGTGGGGACAGATTCAGCAACTCATTTGCAGTTGATTTACAGGTTAGAATGCTATTTCTTTAGTTTTGCCACTTCTTTTACACTTAAAGATCAATTATGCCGTTTAAATTACTCATGAGTGTCTTTGAGTTAGCTTCTTGCACAAAGTGGCAATAGTGTTTATATGtatgtagttataaataatacCATCTGTTTACTGGTCTCAACATCATTGCAGATTCCAGCGGAGGGTGTGCCCATCAACGGTGAGCTTGATGTGAAAGTTGATTTTGTTGCACCAGAGTTACCTGGTCGATACATTTCTTATTGGATGATGGCTTCCCCTATTGGTGTTAAGTTCGGGCAACGTGTTTGGGTGTCGATAAATGTACTTACGAGACCTTTGCTGCTCTTTTCCTTGAATCTTTGTTTCTCTTTGTCAAAATGTCTTtgatacctttttttttgtggttggtTGCGTGGTCAGGTTGATGCATCGCTGAAGGGAACTGGTGCGAATGAGTTTCATGGACTGAACTTGAATGCCTTTCCTGATGAAACATTTGCACGAGAGTTTACAGGGACCAACGTGAATTATGAGCCAGCTCAAACCGGCAGCTCCAGTGTTAACGGGACATTGAAAGGTGCTGATCTAGAACGAGAGGCCGCTGGGCCACAGATCCCGGGAAACGATGACCTGCTGGTTGGTGACGTTGAGCCTGTTGCTCCTAACACTCTTACTCCATCTTCATCTTCGTCTTCGTCATCATGCAAAATAGTTGGGTTCCGAAATATGCGTACTGTTGAGGCCTTGGGCGGTGGTTATTCATTTACAATGGACACCCCTGCTCCTCTTCAAGAGGATATAGAGAAGAACGACTTGGAGACAACCATGCTCAAGGAGCTAGAGGAAATGGGATTCAAAGAGATTGATTTGAACAAGGAGATCTTGAGGGACAATGAGTACAACTTGGAGCAGTCTGTTGAGGCTCTTTGTGGGGTTAGCGAGTGGGATCCTATCCTAGAGGAGCTTCAGGAAATGGTAAGTGTGTGCGCACTTTGTAAATAAATGATTTGAAAACCTGATCGAGAAGGATGTTGACAAATATGAGAAATGTTTGCAGGGGTTCTGTGATGATGTGACGAACAAGAGGCTTCTGAAGAAGAACAATGGAAGCGTTAAAGGCGTGGTGATGGATCTCCTCACTGGGGATAAGGAGGCTTaatgttattattttctaaataaaaccTTATGAATGATTATGTAGTGTGTTTGTGTTAGACCTACTTGGTGTGTTCTAATGCTCTGTGTTGGATGGATGATGTTTATTATCAGAAATAAATAAGTATTAAGACTTCATGCTTTCTTCTGATTTCGATGTGTTTTATGTCATCCTGGCAGATTAGTTAAAGGAATGATGCTTAACCTGTTAACCAgtgttttaaaattgattttatgGCTTGATGATGGTTTCCCTTTCTCAGCTGATAACATTTTTTGCATTTTGAACGTACGAATGTATATTAATGTTCAATTAAAGATTTAAAAGTAATCTCACCTGCAACTGTTGGCAAACAAACGAGCAAATGAAGACGCTCGTATTGTATTTGTATACTCACTTATGAATTTGTTTAAAATCTCCTCGAAGACGAACTGGTAAACAAACTCTTAAGGCTCTTTCTGCAGTCcatattcttcttcttgatgGCATAGTCCGCAGAGAAAGTATGTTCTTCTAACGTGAGTGCGCGTTCCAGTTTCTTAAAGACGGAAAGAATCTCGTATGGATCCCACAAGGACTGTCCGTATTCCCAGTCCAAAAAAGAGTGATGACGATGCTTCTTTGTTGTAGACAACAATGCCTCCATTTTGAAACGTGAAGGTTTACCTCTCACAAAAGCTTGCTTTCTTCGCGCTTCGAACTCCAGAACGGTGCTTTCAGAGTTTTGGGAGCGGCTGAGCCAAGCCTGTGCGGCTGCTTTCATCACCTCTACTCTCTTCTTgacttcttcttgttcttcgcCTTCATCTTTAGCCTCTCGTCTCTTCCTCATCTGTTTTCTTCTCCATTTGGGAGACTTATGGAGATCG of the Brassica rapa cultivar Chiifu-401-42 chromosome A03, CAAS_Brap_v3.01, whole genome shotgun sequence genome contains:
- the LOC103861500 gene encoding protein MODIFIER OF SNC1 1 isoform X2 → MTSTTTGDRRWGTTRRSGMTILGKVAVPKPINLPSQRLENQGLDPNVEIVPKGTLSWGSKSPLNAWGTSSLSPRTESGPGSPSHLSNRPSSGGSVTRPSTADSDKAHDSSSTAWDSNSRPSSASGVFPSNQASVALQRPHSADTRPGSSHLSRFAESVSETSATWGQHGDTPAKKDGFSLTSGDFPSLGTEKESTEKSAMPQDAGPGTRPASSSGRSAEERGVDCTQEANVRNGDDSAWRRDNQPYSENESRYCREEGQLDSRGLQPYPNANFPHQYDAWRGPPVNNHQGGSWYRGNQPYGPPMGPGGFHVDPFPFYPTQVPPVPGHETGPRGNHAINEKMFRPPILDPYVHPRPGFYHGPVPREGYYGPPMGYGGPNNRDLPFAGRPAGPHAYHQHPGQGRYDTSASSVALERNEPSHSQERQYKILLKPQDGRLKEDEAKREEFLGNRPSTAEKVAPHMQTSKNNRRVNNNETSGEVQPITVENAAREDPSLIQKIEGLNAKTTLNSGTSANKVSTRMPRSGHASDSQNSLPYKQVDPATNKSAELAAISGTTISRRSTQQTQGGADHQAKQRVNSGGNDGWRKTAVMSGSSAVTLAPNPERFAEINVGDTLDTDSIGKPGSGISVEPNDNQRTTMRELARQRAQQRQKEEEERARDQRAKALAKLEELNRRSQLAGEGSVKNLEAAHNASTPDMPEVPLSHSPASREKKTTVTAEDSIEVTEDSGKTLLPSPEDANNEGSTQHDNPPRHHDGAASKQKRLGYKQKQNIVFEKKMAGSPFSEATTEVVDVVPPPEVSNEGVLGHNSVMPAASSVSTESTNTKRKNNRNGKKKHRAEETTAMNPTRATVGKDSKSGDESTEIGRERAPEMEFGSLSVPSLDIKVSGNSSDQISSFTNEESQSRVKHNWKSQHLRRNPRNSVGNKPAEKFSGSSTVIWAPVHPQHKADISTDAGSQKTVPEFSTSSKSQHQGQTSSKSKRVEMERYVAKPIVKEMAEQSVSKNPITTAPEMTENVLQKENCGGEGTGILQPSGSTAGKAGSPSKSRHGNGMQGKHGRDHGSSHQRGSVASTKALEDGQFRGTMNYHRNNQTEQIAVGSSKDHTTCNPDGWNDGWYMPPETHSSAAEEVEANGPGTVAVGKDQGMSIHGKQHASRSNKDGGSNYSDPRKANKRDPSKAHMQQSGHGVGQQDLPVASKESRGPEDHVSHTAVNSNVNRGGNHGGREYTRDKTYVSQKRDVAGYGHQRFASEQKMTSADTPAQTQNRSTTKEVQGEHHPNSMFQKNTDHSHRFGRGHHDSQGGWGSSAQENMNHHHHQRPASNRDRQKQNLHYEYKHVGSHTHDGEQQFKDGSQAEGPPRYREKGQGQQRHGGQKMYQQQRGSAGRNTGHGLTDERN
- the LOC103861502 gene encoding uncharacterized protein LOC103861502, whose protein sequence is MRQREVSRFGRLTLSLSICFDLHKSPKWRRKQMRKRREAKDEGEEQEEVKKRVEVMKAAAQAWLSRSQNSESTVLEFEARRKQAFVRGKPSRFKMEALLSTTKKHRHHSFLDWEYGQSLWDPYEILSVFKKLERALTLEEHTFSADYAIKKKNMDCRKSLKSLFTSSSSRRF
- the LOC103861501 gene encoding protein NBR1 homolog gives rise to the protein MDSTSPLVVKVSYGGVLRRFRVPVKANGELDLDMASLRGKIAALFNLPVDDGFSLTYSDEDGDVVALVDDNDLFDVTSQRLKFLKINVQLNTGVTTNSIATERSGRSSSASGMPDIQNPVAIIQKGINDVMMAVPNPMRDTISKVYIDLTSKAASSSPVVGELFDCISKLGKLSISQEGTPCSPVTKPCSSVPSAGEKKDISKKSQTGKKPAIFGHVPTSMGVGASFNECPFSGGIVNGSRLNPMNLNKYPLGVCHSKEGSNGDYWTSSLGVFHKGIQCDGCEVVPIMGPRFKSKVKEDYDLCNNCFSVMGNEWDYTRMDEPVSARHLHPFGGLRAPFSNPWLGPALPPHHGVSDFRSTWTKLDSRFVLDVNVIDGTVVAPSAPFTKIWKMRNNGSLVWPRGTQIFWIGGDRFSNSFAVDLQIPAEGVPINGELDVKVDFVAPELPGRYISYWMMASPIGVKFGQRVWVSINVDASLKGTGANEFHGLNLNAFPDETFAREFTGTNVNYEPAQTGSSSVNGTLKGADLEREAAGPQIPGNDDLLVGDVEPVAPNTLTPSSSSSSSSCKIVGFRNMRTVEALGGGYSFTMDTPAPLQEDIEKNDLETTMLKELEEMGFKEIDLNKEILRDNEYNLEQSVEALCGVSEWDPILEELQEMGFCDDVTNKRLLKKNNGSVKGVVMDLLTGDKEA
- the LOC103861500 gene encoding protein MODIFIER OF SNC1 1 isoform X1, whose translation is MTSTTTGDRSRWGTTRRSGMTILGKVAVPKPINLPSQRLENQGLDPNVEIVPKGTLSWGSKSPLNAWGTSSLSPRTESGPGSPSHLSNRPSSGGSVTRPSTADSDKAHDSSSTAWDSNSRPSSASGVFPSNQASVALQRPHSADTRPGSSHLSRFAESVSETSATWGQHGDTPAKKDGFSLTSGDFPSLGTEKESTEKSAMPQDAGPGTRPASSSGRSAEERGVDCTQEANVRNGDDSAWRRDNQPYSENESRYCREEGQLDSRGLQPYPNANFPHQYDAWRGPPVNNHQGGSWYRGNQPYGPPMGPGGFHVDPFPFYPTQVPPVPGHETGPRGNHAINEKMFRPPILDPYVHPRPGFYHGPVPREGYYGPPMGYGGPNNRDLPFAGRPAGPHAYHQHPGQGRYDTSASSVALERNEPSHSQERQYKILLKPQDGRLKEDEAKREEFLGNRPSTAEKVAPHMQTSKNNRRVNNNETSGEVQPITVENAAREDPSLIQKIEGLNAKTTLNSGTSANKVSTRMPRSGHASDSQNSLPYKQVDPATNKSAELAAISGTTISRRSTQQTQGGADHQAKQRVNSGGNDGWRKTAVMSGSSAVTLAPNPERFAEINVGDTLDTDSIGKPGSGISVEPNDNQRTTMRELARQRAQQRQKEEEERARDQRAKALAKLEELNRRSQLAGEGSVKNLEAAHNASTPDMPEVPLSHSPASREKKTTVTAEDSIEVTEDSGKTLLPSPEDANNEGSTQHDNPPRHHDGAASKQKRLGYKQKQNIVFEKKMAGSPFSEATTEVVDVVPPPEVSNEGVLGHNSVMPAASSVSTESTNTKRKNNRNGKKKHRAEETTAMNPTRATVGKDSKSGDESTEIGRERAPEMEFGSLSVPSLDIKVSGNSSDQISSFTNEESQSRVKHNWKSQHLRRNPRNSVGNKPAEKFSGSSTVIWAPVHPQHKADISTDAGSQKTVPEFSTSSKSQHQGQTSSKSKRVEMERYVAKPIVKEMAEQSVSKNPITTAPEMTENVLQKENCGGEGTGILQPSGSTAGKAGSPSKSRHGNGMQGKHGRDHGSSHQRGSVASTKALEDGQFRGTMNYHRNNQTEQIAVGSSKDHTTCNPDGWNDGWYMPPETHSSAAEEVEANGPGTVAVGKDQGMSIHGKQHASRSNKDGGSNYSDPRKANKRDPSKAHMQQSGHGVGQQDLPVASKESRGPEDHVSHTAVNSNVNRGGNHGGREYTRDKTYVSQKRDVAGYGHQRFASEQKMTSADTPAQTQNRSTTKEVQGEHHPNSMFQKNTDHSHRFGRGHHDSQGGWGSSAQENMNHHHHQRPASNRDRQKQNLHYEYKHVGSHTHDGEQQFKDGSQAEGPPRYREKGQGQQRHGGQKMYQQQRGSAGRNTGHGLTDERN